GGGGTTGGGTGGGGGGTGGCGGTGGggagcaccccccccccccccccccccccggcccctgctcACCCTGGAGGCCATCAGCTGCCCCAGGCCCGGAGGGAAGGTGAtggaggccagcagcagcaccaccagcgcCGAGTACAGGGgcttgctggggggggggagagggggcagCTGGGACAGACGGACACACGGACACGGGATGGGGCAGGGTGTATGGACGTGGGGGGGGTGGGACGCATGGACACGCTAGGGGGACACGTGGGGTGGATGCACGGAGATGTGAAGGGGACATGGAGGTGTAAGGTGCATGGGGTGGGTGTACGGGCGGGCTGGGGGGGACGCACGGGCGGGCTGGGGGCCACGTGGCCACGTGGGGGGTGTATGGGCACGGGGGGTGGGATGCGAGGATGCACCACGGTGACACATAGGTGTGTGGGGCGCACGGAGTGGGCACACAGAGGTACTGGGGGGACACGCGGACACGCGGGGTGGTTGCACAGATGTGCTAGGGGACACGTGGGACAGACACACAGACGCCCAGGACGGACTCGGTAGCCAGCAGCCTGCCCGTGAGCCGGTTCTCCCTGACGGCCGCCAGCAGCCAGCGCTGGCAGAAGAGGTAGGCGCAGGCGATGGCACCGCAGATGgccctggggaggagagggcagcgtgcaggcagggcacaggcagggcacgggcagggaaggggcaggggaaggggcagcgtgcaggcagggtgcaggcagggtgCAGATCAAGTGCAAGCAAGGTACAGGCAAGGTACGGGCAAGGTGCAGGCAGGATAAAGGCAGGGTATGGGCATGGTATTAGCAGGGTATGAGTAAGACACAGGCAGGGTACAGGCAGGGTACAGGCAGGATATGGAAAAGATACAGGTAGAATACAGGCAGGGTATGGGCAGAATACGGGCAGGGTACGGACAAGATAAAGGCAGGGGATGGGCAGAAGATGGGCAGAGTATGGGCAGGGTAGAGGCAGAACACAGGCAGGGTATGGGCAGGGTGTGCTCAGgagcctgtccccagcaggtCCCTCCTTACCCCAAAACCATGAAGAAGAAGGTCTCCGGCAGGTCAAAGGGGAAATCAATCTTGAGGTCGCTCTTAAAAAGTGCCGCGATGGTCTCTGGGGAGGCGGGAAGGGTTTTGAGGGGAGGCCAGGAGATGCCGCGGGGCCGCACCCTGCCCGGCCTTGCCTTGCTCGCTGTTGAAGACGGCGAGGAGGCGGAACATGAAGGCGCCGCAGGTAGCGGCGAAAAAGCCACGCCAGTAATCCCGCACGGCGAAGTGGGACGACATCACCTCGATGCTGAACAGCACCCCTGGAGAAATGGGGGGGGACCCGCTCAGGGGGGCCCCGGGGGTCCTCAGCTTCGggaaggggttggggggggttCCTTACCACTGATGGGCGCCCCAAAAACCGTGGCCACGCCGACGGCTTGCGCTGCCACCAGCATCTCGTTCTGCTTGAATTTGTCCTGCGGAGGAGGGGGGAGTTAACCAAAATCCCCTGTTTTTTGAAGGGAAATgggttgttaaaaaaaaataataacatcccagcagctcccccaccTCATATTCCCTCGTGACTGACGTCCGCATCTTCCCCAGATACGCTGCGGCCATGGCGGAGAGGTGCACGAAGGGACCCTGGGGATGCGGAGGGGTCGTGGTGCTGAGCGACTGCGGTGCTGAGCAGCCGCGGTGCCGAGCCCCCCGGCAAAATTCCCAGTAGAATTCCCTGCTCACCACTTTGCCGAGGAAAATGGTGCTGCCACAAGCCAGGGTGCAGGTCAGTCCCACCACCTTGGCCCCGAAATTTTTGATGGCCAGGTACTCCTCCAGCACCACGCCGGTCAGGATGGTCTTGAGCTCGGGGATGCCGGAGCCTTGAGGGGGGGGAGAAGGTGGCATCAGCTCAGCTTGGGTTGTGGGGGGGGCtccacgggggggggggggcgggggctcCAAGTGTGGGGGGGGTTCAAGTTTTGGAAGCTCCAAATTTTGGGGGTTCCAAGGTTGGGAAgctccaaatttatttttttgggggggaacaCCTCCAATTTTGGGGAGCTTCAAATTTGGGGGGTTCCAAGTTTGGGGACTTCCAAGGTTGGGGAGCTCCAAATTTATTGGGGGTGGGTACCTTCAAGTTTGGGGAGCTCCAAATTTATTGGTGAGGACCTCCAAATTTTGGGGGTTCCAAAGTTGGAGAAATCCAagtatgggggggggggggggggggctccaaATTTTGGGTGTTCCCCACAGTGGGGGTGGTGTGGGgaggccggggcggggggggggtgggaccTGCTCACCCCCTGAATGCGGTGTGATGCTCTGGGAGAAGCCAGTGGAGAAGGCGGCCATGGCCACGGGGTAGATGGTCCATGAGAGGTACTTGAGCACCAAATAATCCCCAACCTCTTGGTAGAGCCACCTGTGGGCTGGAGAAAAAGTGCCGGGAGGGGTGCTGCCCCCAGAGacaccccccacacacacctccctccccatcccactgcccGGTTTTGGGGCTCGAGCCCCCTCGTTACCCTCGTAGAGCCTGAAGACGATGAGGTCCATCATGAAGCTGATGAGGGCCATGAGGACCCCCAGGACGAAGAGGAAGTACCAGTCCTCGCCCACGcggaagagctgctgcttcaccaGCTCCAAGCACCCTGCAgagcgaggggggggggggggtccaaaGGGGTGctactccccccccccaaataaaacCAACCCAAGGTGGCCAAAATGAGGGGCGAGGGTCTCACCTCGGAGCCTCCTGCGTGCTTTGGGGCAGGGCCGCCAGCTGTGCGCCGACACCAGCACCCTCTGCTcatcccgcagcccccccgggggcacctcggggctggggggctccaTCCCGGGGACGTTTTGGGGaccgggggctgccccggccaGTGCTGCGGGCTCTGTCTGTGCCGTGGTGGAAATGAGTTTGCAAACAAGCTCATTAAAAACGACCTTGACGAGGTGGCCAGACCCGCACGGGCTGGAGCCAGCCGGAGCGCAACGGGGAGGGTTTCAGCCTCCGAATAcgcctcgggggggggggggggggcaaatcCAACCCAGCCTGGGGGGGCTTTGAGGAAGGCTGCGGTCCCCAGCCCTCGGCGATGCCTTGGCCTCCGAGCATCTCCGTGCAAGGGAAGAGCCAAGGGTGACTCAGGCGCCCGCCGAAATTACTCAGCACGGGGGGGGTACTCACGTTACAGCCCCCCCCCACACGCATTTTTTGGCAGTGCTGCCTGGCGGGTCAGCACGGGGAATAAAGCCTTACATGGTCTGCTTGCCGAGCCGCTCACCAGCTCCTGTTTTTCTGCCCCAAAACGCGGCCTCACCCGTCCTAGGGTCAGGGGGGAAGCTTCCCGGGATGTGGCCACGTTTTGGGGGGAAGGCAGAGACCCCCCCCCGCGGgaattcccccccccccccaacacccacAGGGTGCTGCCACAGCCACCAGCTTGGCCACGCTCCAGTCCCGTGTCCCCACAAGGACacttttaataactttttattattattattactacaaACTCCACGTGGCTGGCGCGGCTGCGCTGGAAGGTGCCCTGGGACCTAGGGATTTttcccccaacccccccccccatcctctTGGGGCATCGTTTCCCCCCACATACCCCAGTGCCACCTCCCCATCCTCCTGTTTTCGGGAGCCCGCGTTATCGGGACCTGCAGGAACGCCAGCAATGGCATCGGATTCGGGACGGGGAGGAGCGGAGCCGGCGAcaggagtgggggggggggggggagaggaaaaaatttCCACGGTGTCCAGAGTGATGTAGCAGGACCTAAATTTAGCCAGTTTTACAAGAGGTCTGGAAGGCGGCCGAGAGCCTAACGGGGCTTTATAAGCTCGGCGGCTGCCCCTGAAATAGCCGGCCCCATTCGTCTTTGCCGCGAGGCCGAGGAGGGGGCTTCGCCGGCCGCTTTCGCTCCCCTCCCGCGCCGCAGACGCTCGGGGAGGTGGATGAACGTGAAATCCTCGTCTGCTTTCCGGTCGGAGCACAGCTTCCACCACCACAGCCGGTCGTCGTCGCCCGCTCGCCCCATGGAGCTTTTCGGGAGCTTCGTCCGGCCCCGCGGCGAGCCGCTGGGCTTCCCAGGCAAGTGGCGCTGGGCGAGGGCCTCAGCGCCCAGCACGGCGTCGCCCCGAGGGTGGTCGGGGGGCTTGGGCTGGGGGACCAAAGCCGGAGCCGTGGGAAACGTGTCTGAGTTATCTCGGGGGAGCGGGAAGGTTGTGGGGGGCTAAGCCAGCACTgggaggggggcgagggggcCCTGGCCactgttttggggagggggacagggaggcGCTGACCCCCCGCGCTCCCCTCCAGCTCGGCCCGGCAGCACCGGGAACATTAAGACCCTGGGCAACACCTACCAGTTCACGGTGGACGTCAGCGACTTCGCCCCCGAGGACATCATCGTCACCACCTCCAACAACCAGATCGAGGTGCACGCCGAGAAGGTGAGCGcgcccccaccaccaccccacccacccacaGCCCCCAAATCCCGTCCGCAACGCTGGCCTGGGGACATAGGGACGCCCTCCCCCAACCTCCCCCTGGTCCTGGCCGTAATTTAGCACTGGTGGGCTTAAATTCACCATTTCCTCGTTATTTTGCCCCCACGCATCACACACTGCACAAGATGCCGCGAGGTGTCCGTGCACGAGGCCGGACAAGCTGGCAGCCGCCCAGCCCCGCGATCGCACCTTTTCCAGATggttcccccccacacacaccccgaATTTCAGCCCCCCCGGGAGCACCCAGCAGCTCCAAAAAAGGCACCATTGTCCCTCCGGGTGACTCACACCTCGCCACCACACCTGCGGGGAGATAAATATTAACACCACACACAAGGTGTGACCGCAGGCCTCGCCCAAGGGCAGGGGACAGCGCGTCCCCGTGCCGCTCACAGCCTCCAACCGCCCCTTCTCCCCTCGCAGCTGGCCGGGGACGGCACCGTCATGAACACCTTCACCCACAAGTGCCAGCTGCCCGAGGACGTGGACCCCACGTCGGTGTCCTCCTCGCTGGGGGACGACGGCACGCTGACCATCCGGGCACGGCGGCAGCCCGCCAAGCACACCGAGCACGTCCAGCAGACCTTCCGGACTGAGATCAAAATCTGAGCGGCCGGGCACAGCGCCGGGGACGGGCctttcccctccacccccaacCCCGTAGGCGACGTGTGGGTAGCGTTTGGGTGACACCGGCGTTCTTTTAGCTGCGTGGGCGCGGGGGAGCCCGCCGAGCTGGCCGCAAACCCGCCGGGTTGGCAAGGAGGGGATGGGAGCGCTCCCCGCGGGCTCCCTTAGAGGCACGGGAGGTGAAACCCGCACGGGGGCACGCATCCTTCGCTTGCAACCCCTCCGGGAGGCTGCAGGCTCTGGATGCCGTCAATTTTTGGCTGGCGTGGGCGGATCGGGAAGACCTGGAAGTCCTGCAGCAGTCACCAAGGAGCCTCCGGGGGCGGTTTCACCCTGGGACGGACGTGAGGAGTGAGGCCGGGGAGCGAGCCCTTCCCCGACCCTTCGCCAGAGCTTCTCTTTGTATATACAGCTTGTACTGCGTTGTGATAAATTATTGACAACGACTGTCtcctccaccttttttttttttttcccccaaagaggCTGAGTTACAGTGCCGGGGTGGCTGCGGGTTCAGCCCTGACGGGGATGTCGGTAGCAGGTACGGCAGTTCCTCCTCCCGGACAAAAACCTGGATGCAGACAGAGCTGTCCCGAGCAGCCCGGCTCCCTCCGTGCCCGCTGCCCTGTTTATTTCCAGCCAGGGTGACTCATTTCTTCCCGGCCGCTCTATTTCTGAGCCCTTCCCTCAGCTGTTCAGCCGCTGGGCTGCCAGCCCACCTGGAAGGTCACCAATTCCCCTTCTCCCCCGCTCGCCCACCGGCAAGCCCACCGGCAGCAGGCTGCGGCACTGCCAGCAAGTCTCCCAGCCTGGCCGCCAAGCCGCAGAGCGGCCGCCAAGCCCAGGGGCTCCTTCCTTGGCGGTACCAAACGCTGCCCCAAAGCCACCCCGAGGGCGGGAGGGGAGGCCGGGCCACCGCGTCAGGGGTGGAAGGAGGCCAGGGTGCAGGAGGCCGTGTGTACAAACACAGCGCTCGGGGCGAGCGGCTGTTTATAGCGACCGCACGCCGCCGCCCAGCTCGGATTGCCGGGGCCCGTGGGGGCAAGCCGCGAGGTCGGTTCGTCCCCTGACGGCTGGTGATCTGCAGGAACGCGCCTGCAGCGCCGCAAAGGACTGGCACGAGGCTCTGCCTGCAGTCCTTTTAATTCTCCTTTATTTCCGGCTCATCATCAAGTCGGGCGAGGCAGCAGCTGATGCGGGGTTCGTCTACGCACACAGCGCTTGGGGGACTGCTTGCTGTGAGAAACAACGTTTAAACATCATCATAAAAGCTTGTAATGGCTGCAAAAGACCCAGTACAGCTCAGGAAATCAGAGCCATGGATATACAAAGGTCGGGGCACCGGACACACCTGCTCTGCCCCAAAATCGCACCCCTGGGCGCCGTGGCACCACCCACCGCGGTCACACATTGCCATCTAGTGGTGAGGGTCTGGCAGGTGTCCCTTACCCAGCAAGTCCTTcgggaaggaaaaaaggctttttcctccccaaaactgACTGGGTTTGCAGCAAGACATTTCAGAGCAGGGTAAGAGGGTGAAGGGGCAGCTCAGAGCCCCAACACCAGAACACCCCCAACACCCTCCCCTCCAGTTTGACCCCGTAACAGGCTCATTCTTGGCAGGCTGGCCATGAAACACCTACCTTATGGGGAAGCAGGAATAGGaacattatttatatatgcTTTCGGGGTTGTGTGGCCTCCGGTCTGCCCCCTACATGCGCGTGGCAGACGGGTGCCCCCACACCCACCACCATACTGCAACACGCTCTGGGCAAAGGCTGCCTTGAGAGCTCCTCAGGCGGCCACCCCGGCCCTCTGCGCTCCCTGAggtgattaaaaacaaacaggacCACTTAGAGTGGAAACGACTTTCGAGATGACCACACCAAGCCGACCCACCGCACCCACCAGCACGGAGGCTGCAGGCCGGGTACCGCCGTTGCCCTTCAGCCCATGCCCGCCCCACAGACCCGCAGCCTCCCTGTGGAGACAGCCGGCCGCCATCACAGCGGGGCGCGATGCCCCAGCCACCGCCCCTCCCAGCCAGGGGGAcgccctggggggctgcaggagccccgagcccccctcAAGGGGGGGACCTCCGGCCACAAGCCCTTCAGGGGGGGACCCCCGGCCCCGATCTCCCCTCAGGGGGGGCCGCACAGCCCCGACCCCCTCGCGGCCCCTCGCGGCCCcaaaatggcggcggggccgcaGGGCAGCGAGGGCGCCGAGCGCGCCACGTGACCCCgcccctcccacctccctcccgCGCGTGCGCGGGTCCCGGCGGcggaggggcggggagggggcgacGCCGCTTCCGCCCGgcgccaagatggcggcgccctTTGTCTGGGCCGTGTCACGGGCGGCGCTGTGaggccgccgccggccccggcatggcaggtggggctgggggggggtcggggggctcggcggggacCGGGGGAGGCGACCGGGGGGTcccgaggggccgggggggacgCGCTCCGGCCccgtgctgcaggagggggccggggccggggtcCCCAGAACACCTCAGGGGGCCCCCCGCGGTGTCAGCGCCCCGGCCAGAGCGTTGGGAGtcgggggggggaggaaaaaatggggaaaaaagggggaaaaaaaccaaacccagaGGCGGCCCCGGGCCCTGCGCAGCCCCGGCTGCGTGCCCGGAGCCAAACGCCCGGGGTCTGCGGGTGGGTGCTGGCTGCGGGCCCCCGCTcgcctctcccctccccgcgtcccccccccGGTGCTCTCAGGGCGTTGTTTCTGTGCCTGTCACGGCCCGGGGATTTTTCCCCCCTCGCCTGCCAGCCACGGACGTCAGAGCCCATCTCCTTCAGCCCCTTCTCTGTGCCGTGTCcgaaggctttttttttttttttttttaacttgactTGGGAATTGTTTAAAGTCCCCGGGCGGCTCCTGCCGCAGCTCGGTTTGACCTCTCCCTCGTTCAGCGACCAGCTCGGGAGCTAACGCGGGTGCTGCGTCCGGGTGTGCGGCACGAGGACGGCGAGGAAGCGGTGAGTGGTGCTGCCAGCCCGCCTGTGCCGGGAGTGCTCCGGTCAGGCCAGCTTCGTCTTAACCGGAATTACTGCGGAATTGGGCAGGAGTTGCTGGAAGTGAGGACGGGCTGCTCGTCACTGAGaccagcagggccagggctgcGCTGTCCCTTGAGCTGACGCCGGGGAGCGGAGGTGACGGCGAGCAGAACACAAACCTGCTCCTTGTTGTCTTCTCGGTGTAGCAGTGGACAGCTGGCTGGTGACAGCATCCAAAGGCAACGTTTGAACCATTTCTCTGCACTTGaggatcttttttattttaacagaaggCACCTGGGTGGCGGGGTGCGGAGCTGGTGCAGAGAAAAGACGCAAAACCTTTGCTCCACACCTGCCCCTGAGCGCCCTTTTGCTCTGGCTGTCAGAGCACCGTTTGCTCCGTGGCCTTTCCCCCGTCGGGTTGTGCTTTTCTCCCCACAAAAGCAGCGCTGGAGCAGCGACAGCTCGTGGGGGACGTGCCCCAGGCCCCCACAGCTCTGTTTGTCTGTGCGAGCGTGCCACGAGCGTGGGTGCTGTAGTGCCAAAGCTTTCCATCACCGTGACTGATCGGGTAACGAAAGGCTTGGCAGCTGGGTCGGGAGGAATGGgaggggaaagcagggctcctgtgctgctggtgagGTGGAAGCGGAGGGCGCCTGCTTCTGGCTCCTTGGTGTCAGACCTCGGTGCCTCGTGGGAGGAAACTTGTCGTTCAGCACCTCGATGGGCGCTGGAATGTGAGGGGGGACAAAAAGCAACACGAAACTGCCGCGACCGCTCCGGGGCAGTGAGTTTTGTGGTCTGAAATGGAGCTTCTCACCCCGCTCCTCCCAGGGGGGCTGCGCAGAGCCTGACCTCAGCACCAGGAAGCACCGAGCAAAACCCCGGGGCAGGAAGGGTCAGAGTGGTGAAAGAAGAGTCAGAGTGGTAGAAGTCATCGTTCGGATGCAAAGCGCCTCCTACAGTTTACCAAAAATAGCCTTCTGGTGCCTCAAACCGCTGTCGTTTCTCCGGTCCTGCTGAGAAAAATCCTGCTTTTCCAGGGCCATCGAGATTCCCCTGCAAGCCTTACGGGGTCGTCACGTACGCGTGGGGGTTTGCACAGATCTCGATGCAGGTGCTGACTCCTCTGGCTCTCGAGGGCTGCGTTTTGGGGCAGTCGGCGGGTTAAGAGCGCCCTGTGTTTTGGGAGAGGCGGGGGGAGGTCTTGGTGGTGGGTTAGCCCTAACGAGAGcgggcagctgggctggggctgtccGCGTGTACACCGCCGCGCCGGGAGCCTCGAGGGACGTTGGACCCGGAGGGCCTGCTGGTGGGAAACCCGTGCGGGAATGAATCGCAgaagggttggaagggaccttaaagatcatccagttccaccccccctgccGCGGGCAGGGATGACGAGGGCAGGGTGAAACGGTGCCGAAGCGCCAGAAAGCGGCGGTCAGACGTGGGAAGTGAGAGCCCTTCCCAGGCTGCGGGGTCCTCTGGGGCAGAAGAGAGTCCACACGAGTGACGCCACGGGGGTTCCTCAGGGGAACATCGGGTTTCCCAGCCTCGGCCCCGCGATGGCACCGCTGCTCTGGAAGGTTCCAGCTCTGCAACGAGAGCGCCGGCCGGCCGGGGGCTGGCAGAAGTTTTGGCTCTGTGGTAACTGGAGGCCGAAGCGCGCTCGTTGCTCACCACCCCGGGCGGAAACGAGCGCGGCTGCTGAAGGAGTCGCAAGCAGGGCTCTGCCCGCTCAGGACCCGCGCGCTCGACCTCGCGCAAGGAGGAGCGCGAGGATTTTAAGGAAGAGTTTAAGGAGCTCCAGCCGGAACAGAGGGCACGGGGAAATGCGCAGAGGTGGGCGCGGATGCGGTCTGTGGCTCCTGGGGACCGCAGGCACCCggtgcctctgctgctgtgcctgcaggtgCGTCCCGAAGGAGCTTTGTGGGACGGGAGCTTCGCGTCTGCGATGTGGTCGGGAGCCTCTGAGAAGCCGCAAGCCCCTGCCAGGGCCTGATTGATGTTGCTGTGAGCTCGCTGCACAGgctttcctttaatttttctttaaataagatCTCGTGTGACAGAAGCAAAAGGCAGTTTGGTGTCTCAGAGCGCTCCACGAGCTCCgggtttgcttgttgttttgcCAGACCCTGGTTTGTCCCCGGGCAGGAGCTCGTCCCCGCGGCTTTACCCCTGGCTGCGATGCGGGCTTTAGCTCcgaggagagcagagctgtgctcttctgtgctttcctgCACCGTCACCTTCCAGCCTCCGGCTCCCTGAGCTCCCAACACCCCTTCCCGTGGGTTTCTTTCAGCCACGGTGGCTTCCCGTGGCGAATGCCATCGGGGGAGACCGAAGGCCGCAAAGCGAGGcgctcctgctccagcagcccggCCCTTGCCGCCCGGGAGGCGACTTGGAGGTCCTGCAGCTGATCCTTCGGCACGAGGTCGCTGAGGAGCGCCGTGCTAGGACCCGTCGCAGACAGGAGGCGGCTCCCTCGCCTCGCTGCGTGCCCACGCTCCGGCAGCGCTGAAGGGAAACGCCTGGGGCTGAAGCGGCCGCCTGCAGGGCTGCGTGCTGACCTCGCCGCCTGCGGGAGGCCCCTGCGCGATCCCCCCGCTGCGTTGGGGCTCCGAGCcccttgttgttttttttttttagcgtCCGGGCTGGTTTCGCGGCTCCAGACCTGCCCTTTCCTAACGTGGATTCGCCGTGCCACTCGTGAGGGCGCTTGGGGTGAGGTGGGCTGCAAACCTCCAGAGAAGCGCAACCTGCCTGCGGAGGGCCGAGACCAAGCCTTGCCCCGGCCGTACAACTGTGCTTCGTCCCcgtgttttctcctcttcttgcTCACCCACGGCTGGCCCGACAAGCGATGAGGCCGTCCCTTCAGCCTTCGTTTCTGGACAATGTAATgagcaggagcccagcctggcagaggcGTGTGTGCCTGGGGCGAGCTGGAAACCTCGGCGGCCCCTTCCTGGCCCTGGAGCAGGAGGGTGGTGGGACCCCAAGGGATTTTGGAGCTCCTGGTCTCAGCTCCCCACAGGATGAGCTGGACGAGGATCGTGCGTTCGCCCAGAGCGCTGCTTGGGCACAAGGCTGGGGGGAGCTTTAGAGGATCCCCACCGAGCGCTGGAGGCCCGCGAGGGTCTCGAGAGGCGACTCAAAGAGCTGAAGCTTTGAGGCAGTGGAGAAACGGCGTGCGTggagggcacagcagggacccagGGGACAGCTTGgccttcagcagctctgctaaACCCCCCGCTTCCCTCAGTCTGCGGCCAACGTCCGCTGGGGGTCCCGAGCATCGTCCCGCCGCTTTCAGGCCTCCGAAGGAAGCTGGGTGCACGCGGGGGAGGGAATGAGACAGAACAGCAGCGGCCGGGCCAAGCCGGGCCTCCCTCGGTCCCCCCGACCTTCCGTGCTTCAGTCTGGGCGGATGCTTGAGGCCCAGCTGGAAGGGAGCAGGGGATTGCGATCCCCAGGGCAACCCAGGTTGCTCTGTGGCTTTCAGATCTGTCGTTCCCAGCCCTTTCGGGTTTCGCACCGCCTCGCCCTGTCTCACCCCGGGCTTTGCCTTCTCCCCGCAGCCATGGAtttcccccagcacagcaagcaAGTCCTGGAGCAGCTGAACCAGCAGCGGCAGCTGGGCTTGCTGTGCGACTGCACCTTCGTGGTGAATGGCATCAACTTCAAGGCCCACAAAGCCGTGCTGGCGGCGTGCAGCGAGTATTTCAGGATGCTCTTCGTGGACCAGAAGGATGTGGTGCACCTCGACATCAACAACACGGCAGGTAGGGGCTGGGGTGCTCTGTGGGAGGCTTTTCAACCTGTCGCGGCTTCTGAAAACCATGCGGCCGAGTCGGTGCCGTGGGTGAGAGCTGATCTCTGGGTGCCAGCGCGTGCTGTGTCCCTCGCAGGCCTGGGCCAGGTTTTGGACTTCATGTACACAGCCAAGCTGAGCCTGAACCCCGACAACGTGGAAGACGTGCTGGCCGTGGCGGGGTTCCTCCAGATGCAGGAGATCGTCAGCGCCTGCAACGCGCTCAAGTCCCTCACGGTGCTGGCAGAAAGCCCCGTGGAGAGCCAGGGGGTCCCCGCCGAGATGGGTGCGTAGCTTTCTCGCAGCCCCATCTCCCTGGGGATCCGCTTTTCCTCGTCCAGCAAGCCGCAGAGGCTCGAAATCCCCCTGCTGAGCCGCGCgctccctggctgcagccctgccccgcACCCCAGCTGGGTGACCAGATACATCTGATGCACAGAGCCTCAGTCAGAGGGCGTCCAGATGGCGTTTGTGGCTCTGATTCCCCTGTGCAGCACCGCTCGCTGGCTTTGTTGAAGACTCACTGCCTTCCTTGTCTCCCCGCGGAGTTGAGGAAAGCTGCCCGGCCTCTAGCCCCTGCATGAGCCGCAGGAGGTGGTGCGGTGTGCTGCTATGCCTCTTCCCTTGCAGGGGCTGAAAAGGCAGCCGTCGAGGACAAAGCGGTGGCAGCAGTAACGCGGGGTGATTCTGACAAACCAAAACAAGTTCCTCCCAaccaggaggggaaggaagaggcgcccgtggctgcagcagcacagcctgaggAGCAGGCGGAGCAGCTGGATGTCAAAGAGGTCCCCGCAGAAGGTCAGCAACCAGGAGGTGATGTCAAAAATCCCCCGGGCGCCCTGTCCCGCTGCCAGGCTCCGCTGCGTGGAGGCGAGCGTCTGTTTTCTCCCCGACACGCTCTGCTGTTCCTAGGTGCAGACGGCGCCGCCCAGGCGGGCCCTGCCGACggcttccccagccccacgcagcccGCGGAGGGCGCGATGGGCGgcagcagccccgcggccgAGGGCAGCGTCCCCCAGCACGCCGCGACGGGAGGTGCGTCCGCGGTGACCGCGGTGGTGGTGActgctgttttccctttcccttcctgggAGGAGGACGGGGTTGAGGGCAAAGCCAGGCTGAAGCCTTGCTGGTTTTGCTGGTGTGGCCTTCACCGTGAAAACACCGTCTGCTCCGAGTCACAGAGCCCacgggagcagagctggggcgGAGTGGGAAACGCTGCTCTGTTTGCTCAGGGTTTAGGGTTTTAGGGCTGCAAATCCAACCTGACTCCAGGCAGAGGTCCTGGCGTGTGCGCAGCACCCGTGTCGTACAGCACAGCTACCGGGACGTCCCCAAGTACACAGGGCGAGCGCCATCGCCTTAAACTCGAGCTTTGAGTTAGGAAGCATGGATGGGTTTGGTGTCTCTGGTTCTGCTCCTGAGCCGTAGTGTCCCCGTTTTCTAAATGGCTGCAGAGGTGgagctggaagggaaggaggaagagggggagatGGCGGCAGAGGATGAAGAGGAGGCTAAAATCCCCAAGGAAGTGCAGCCCAAGttagaaaatggagaaaatgccGAGGATAACGAATCAGGGAGCACTGA
This window of the Cygnus olor isolate bCygOlo1 chromosome 21, bCygOlo1.pri.v2, whole genome shotgun sequence genome carries:
- the HSPB7 gene encoding heat shock protein beta-7, with the protein product MNVKSSSAFRSEHSFHHHSRSSSPARPMELFGSFVRPRGEPLGFPARPGSTGNIKTLGNTYQFTVDVSDFAPEDIIVTTSNNQIEVHAEKLAGDGTVMNTFTHKCQLPEDVDPTSVSSSLGDDGTLTIRARRQPAKHTEHVQQTFRTEIKI